The genome window GCGAAGAACGCGCGTTCCTCAATCTTTTGAAGCGCTTGGTCCCTTTGCGGCGGGCAAGTCCGCGCCTGCAGGCGCGGGCACATTGCGTAAGAAAGCCAGCAGGCGCTTCTCGTCCGCGCTGAGTTCGCGCGGGCCGGCAGGCGCCTTGGCCCGAGCCGGCAGTCCGCCTGTCAGGTACGCAGCAAGAATGGCTGGATGTACGTAACACGCGCGGCACACGGCGGGGGTGTTGGCCAACCGTTGCGATACCTGTTTGATGACATCCACGACCGCTTGCTTGGCCTGACTCTCGTCGATGTAGGGGCGTGCTTGCAGCGCGGCGTACGCCAGCACGGAGCCGGCCCAGGTGCGATAGTGCTTCGCCGTGAAATCGCCATCTCCGGCAGTCCGCAAATAGGCATTGACCGCGCCGGATTCCACTGGGTGCTTCTCTCCCTGCTCATCAAGGTATTGGAACAGCTGCTGTCCAGGTATATCCATGCAGCGCTTGATAATGCGCGCCACCCGCCGGTCTTTGACAGTGACGTCGTGGGCCACGCCACTCTTGCCCTGAAACCGGAATCTGAAACTACTGCCTGCCACCGTTGCGTGCCGGCGCTTGAGCGTGGTCAGGCCGTACGATTTGTTCGACTTGGCGTATTCCCGTGCCCCGATGCGGATTAGCGTGGTCTCCAGCAGGCGCACCAATGTCGCCATCACCTTCTCTTGAGTCAATCCAGGCGCCGACATATGCCGCGCCACTTGCCGGCGGATACGGGGCAGCGCCTGGCCGAAGGCCAACAGGTTGTGGTACTTGTCCGCATCTCGCAACGCGGCCCAAGCGGGGTGGTAGCGATATTGCTTGCGGCCACGCGCGTCGCGCCCCGTCGCTTGCAGATGACCGTGGGGCAGAGCGCAGATCCACACATCCTCGTAGGCCGGGGGAATGACCAGCGCGTGGATGCGCCGGATTTCACAGGGGTCCGCGATCCGTTTGCCGCGCGCGTCCAGATAATGAAATGTTCGGCCGTTTACTCGAACGCGCCGGTACCCCGGCTGCGTGTCGTCAACGTACACCAGCGCTATTGCGTTGGCGGCAGGAGATTCTGGGTCGAGGGATATTCGGGCGTCCATGCGTGCTCCGTCGGCGTGGGGCGGCGGCCACGCGAGGAGCAAGCCTTGTGCCCGGCGCGTCTACCTCATGGGATTGCAGGCTTGGGCACGCCACTTGCTGAAGAGGAGCCAGCAATCAAATGACCGAATCGATCGTTGC of Achromobacter seleniivolatilans contains these proteins:
- a CDS encoding DNA topoisomerase IB translates to MDARISLDPESPAANAIALVYVDDTQPGYRRVRVNGRTFHYLDARGKRIADPCEIRRIHALVIPPAYEDVWICALPHGHLQATGRDARGRKQYRYHPAWAALRDADKYHNLLAFGQALPRIRRQVARHMSAPGLTQEKVMATLVRLLETTLIRIGAREYAKSNKSYGLTTLKRRHATVAGSSFRFRFQGKSGVAHDVTVKDRRVARIIKRCMDIPGQQLFQYLDEQGEKHPVESGAVNAYLRTAGDGDFTAKHYRTWAGSVLAYAALQARPYIDESQAKQAVVDVIKQVSQRLANTPAVCRACYVHPAILAAYLTGGLPARAKAPAGPRELSADEKRLLAFLRNVPAPAGADLPAAKGPSASKD